Proteins from one Nicotiana tabacum cultivar K326 chromosome 23, ASM71507v2, whole genome shotgun sequence genomic window:
- the LOC142177142 gene encoding uncharacterized protein LOC142177142 — protein MKGVMRLGKKTKLSPRYIGPFEVLERVNEVAYRLALLPRLSGVHRVFYAFMLWKYDDEQLHVFDFKSVKLDENFAFEEESVAILGSQVQKLGSKDIASVKV, from the coding sequence atgaaaggtgtaatgagattggGGAAGAAGaccaagttgagtcctcggtacattggtccatttgaggttttGGAGAGAGTGAATGAGGTAGCTTACAGACTTGCTTTACTACCTAGATTGTCAGGAGTTCATCGAGTGTTTTATGCtttcatgctttggaagtatGATGACGAacaattacatgtgtttgatttCAAATCGGTGAAGTTGGATGAgaattttgcttttgaagaagagtcggtggccattttgggtAGTCAAGTTCAGAAGTTGGGGTCGAAAgatattgcatcagtgaaggtttag